One region of Mesobacillus boroniphilus genomic DNA includes:
- a CDS encoding AI-2E family transporter, with the protein MNIQMKWYYRLGFLLLLFIVLYVFIKLQSIWVPFLEVLLSLLVPFSVAAFITYLLHPIVEALHQKGLHRGVSILIIYILFFGGAGFAFYKGIPALIHQLGDLAENAPYFAEQYKQMVNNIVDQTSTWPAGIHERIEDGINRMEQWLDGVLAGSMAFLMDLVNSILTIAVIPFIAFYMLKDFDVMKKAAWYITPRQWRQPGTKFLHEVDKSLGSYIRGQLLICLIIGVLSSLFFWMAGIKYSLLLGAIVGITNVIPYFGPIIGAIPAVIIAATMSVKMVVLSLVIVFSLQFLEGNILSPLIVGKSLHMHPLMIMFALLAGEEVGGILGLILAVPVLVVLRAALIHAKDHIILERKKARPT; encoded by the coding sequence ATGAATATCCAGATGAAATGGTATTACCGGCTTGGATTTCTTCTCCTTTTATTCATTGTTCTATATGTTTTCATTAAATTGCAGTCCATATGGGTTCCTTTTTTGGAAGTACTGCTTTCGCTGCTTGTGCCTTTTTCAGTGGCTGCATTCATTACATATTTGCTGCATCCTATCGTAGAGGCCCTTCACCAAAAAGGACTTCATCGCGGAGTATCTATCTTGATCATCTATATCTTGTTCTTTGGCGGGGCCGGCTTTGCTTTTTACAAAGGGATACCAGCACTGATCCACCAGCTGGGCGACTTGGCAGAAAATGCTCCGTATTTCGCCGAGCAATATAAACAAATGGTCAATAATATTGTCGACCAGACCTCTACCTGGCCAGCAGGTATCCACGAAAGAATTGAGGATGGAATCAACAGGATGGAACAATGGCTTGATGGTGTGCTCGCGGGTTCGATGGCATTCCTGATGGATCTCGTAAATTCCATCCTGACGATTGCCGTGATCCCGTTTATCGCTTTTTACATGCTGAAGGATTTTGATGTCATGAAAAAAGCGGCGTGGTATATCACACCACGGCAGTGGAGGCAGCCAGGCACCAAGTTCCTGCATGAAGTCGACAAATCGCTGGGCAGCTATATCCGCGGCCAGCTGCTCATTTGTCTCATTATTGGAGTACTATCCTCATTGTTTTTTTGGATGGCGGGCATAAAGTATTCGCTTCTGCTTGGAGCAATTGTCGGGATAACGAATGTGATTCCTTATTTCGGGCCAATCATCGGTGCCATCCCGGCTGTGATTATTGCCGCGACAATGTCAGTAAAAATGGTGGTTCTATCACTCGTGATTGTCTTTTCACTTCAATTCCTCGAGGGGAATATTCTATCCCCACTGATTGTAGGTAAAAGCCTGCACATGCATCCTCTGATGATCATGTTTGCGCTGTTAGCAGGGGAAGAAGTGGGCGGTATCCTGGGATTGATACTAGCCGTTCCCGTTCTGGTCGTATTGAGGGCGGCATTGATTCACGCAAAAGACCATATCATACTGGAGAGAAAGAAAGCGCGACCAACATAA
- a CDS encoding YrzQ family protein, whose protein sequence is MNRMLTSVIAIGAGMAAINYASNNNMMSGRKMKRLGRKMTRALF, encoded by the coding sequence ATGAATAGAATGTTAACCTCCGTAATTGCTATTGGTGCTGGAATGGCAGCAATCAACTATGCTTCCAACAACAATATGATGTCTGGCAGAAAAATGAAGAGGCTTGGCAGAAAGATGACGAGAGCTTTATTCTAG
- a CDS encoding PRC-barrel domain-containing protein, whose translation MRTFSLLKGLPVYELTSGQKLGEVCDVSISGNGSVVGLLVKKGAFIKKTFQVKVDQVSSFGEDGVMVKDKSALERLEAEPEYTFEHNQSLAGKKLLSKEGEQLGLLEDVYFMEELGTIVGYELTDGFFSDIANGKRVIKTTGPPAIGRDAIVVTVKSR comes from the coding sequence TTGCGGACATTTTCACTTTTAAAGGGACTGCCAGTATATGAATTGACGAGTGGTCAAAAACTGGGCGAAGTTTGTGATGTGAGCATTTCCGGCAATGGAAGCGTAGTAGGCTTACTTGTAAAAAAAGGTGCGTTCATCAAGAAAACGTTTCAGGTGAAAGTGGACCAGGTTTCATCCTTTGGTGAAGATGGAGTCATGGTGAAGGACAAGTCAGCCTTGGAACGTTTGGAGGCAGAGCCGGAATATACATTCGAACATAATCAGAGCCTTGCTGGGAAAAAGCTTCTTTCGAAAGAAGGAGAACAGCTTGGCCTGTTGGAGGATGTATATTTTATGGAAGAATTGGGCACGATTGTAGGGTACGAATTAACGGATGGCTTTTTTTCGGATATCGCGAATGGGAAGCGTGTCATAAAGACCACTGGTCCACCTGCAATCGGAAGGGATGCCATCGTCGTCACTGTCAAATCGAGATGA
- the recD2 gene encoding SF1B family DNA helicase RecD2, translated as MDKQDSLDLFSEQGKFMKGKHLVTIFHNEQNLYTVLRIRVEETNEQYEDKEAVITGYFPRIHEQETYIFFGEVKEHPKFGAQFHATHFRKDLPQSKQGIISYLSSDLFKGIGKKTAEKIVDTLGEKAITRIIENPSVLDQIPKLAPEKAKELYDTLMEHQGLEQVMVALNEYGFGPQLSMKIYQVYKEQAIDVIQNNPYKLVEDIEGIGFGRADELGSQLGLTGNHPDRIKAACLYALENSSIQGGHVFMEAEELLVEVKKLLEDNQNIEIEFTDISNQIIKLGEEGKLVAEEQRIYLPSLYYSEKGLIANIKRILEQTEYENQFPESEFLLALGNLEERLGVQYGPSQKDAIQTALMSPMMILTGGPGTGKTTVIKGIVELYAELHGCSLEPKDYKKEEPYPFLLAAPTGRAAKRMTESTGLPAVTIHRLLRWNGAEGFDHNEDQPLEGKILIIDETSMVDIWLAHQLFKSLPDNIQVIVVGDEDQLPSVGPGQVLKDLLDSGRVPTVRLTDIYRQAEGSSIIELAHQIKKGYLPDDISSQQPDRSFIKCTTSQIPQVVEKVVANAKKKGYSPRNIQVLAPMYRGPAGIDRLNELLQDLFNPNSDGTRKELAFGDVKYRIGDKVLQLVNQPEANVFNGDMGEVVAIFYAKENTEKQDQLIVSFDGIEVTYNRPDLSQITHAYCCSVHKSQGSEFPIVVLPVVKSYYRMLRRNLIYTAITRSKQFLILVGEEEALKIGIERGEDTARNTTLVEKLVQLLPELQDEADKKNQSEPQLENKLQNEDTTGNEDEVDYIEIIKSADPMIGMGNLTPYDFMDEKDA; from the coding sequence TTGGACAAACAGGACTCACTTGATTTGTTTTCAGAACAGGGTAAGTTCATGAAAGGTAAGCATCTTGTTACCATTTTCCATAATGAACAAAATCTATACACAGTCCTGAGGATCAGGGTCGAGGAAACAAATGAACAGTACGAGGATAAAGAAGCCGTCATCACTGGGTATTTCCCCCGGATTCATGAGCAGGAGACTTATATTTTCTTTGGTGAGGTAAAAGAACACCCCAAGTTCGGCGCACAATTCCATGCGACTCATTTCCGTAAAGACCTGCCACAATCAAAGCAGGGAATCATCAGCTACCTATCAAGTGATCTCTTCAAAGGAATCGGGAAGAAAACAGCAGAGAAAATCGTCGATACACTTGGAGAAAAGGCCATAACGAGGATTATCGAGAATCCATCCGTCCTTGACCAAATTCCGAAGCTGGCCCCAGAAAAAGCAAAGGAACTTTATGACACATTGATGGAACATCAGGGCCTTGAACAAGTAATGGTCGCATTGAACGAATATGGCTTTGGCCCGCAGCTGTCGATGAAAATTTATCAGGTATACAAGGAACAGGCTATTGACGTTATTCAGAACAATCCTTATAAGCTTGTAGAGGACATCGAAGGCATCGGTTTCGGAAGGGCTGATGAACTGGGCAGCCAACTCGGATTAACAGGTAACCATCCGGACCGTATCAAGGCTGCCTGTCTTTATGCACTTGAGAATTCAAGCATCCAGGGTGGGCATGTTTTCATGGAAGCGGAAGAGCTGCTCGTGGAGGTAAAAAAGCTGCTTGAAGACAATCAGAATATCGAGATTGAATTTACTGATATCTCGAACCAAATCATCAAGCTGGGTGAAGAAGGAAAGCTGGTTGCCGAAGAACAGAGAATCTATCTGCCATCCCTTTATTATTCCGAAAAAGGCCTGATTGCCAACATTAAAAGGATCCTTGAGCAAACAGAATACGAAAATCAATTTCCCGAATCAGAGTTTCTCCTTGCACTCGGAAATCTTGAGGAACGTCTGGGTGTCCAATACGGTCCAAGTCAGAAGGATGCGATCCAGACAGCTCTGATGTCACCGATGATGATCTTGACTGGCGGTCCCGGCACAGGTAAAACGACGGTTATTAAGGGAATCGTTGAGCTATATGCCGAGCTGCATGGCTGTTCTCTGGAACCAAAAGATTATAAAAAAGAAGAGCCTTATCCGTTCCTGCTTGCAGCTCCGACTGGTCGTGCGGCAAAGAGGATGACTGAGTCAACCGGACTGCCTGCTGTGACCATCCATAGGCTGCTGCGCTGGAATGGTGCGGAAGGCTTTGATCATAATGAAGACCAGCCGCTCGAGGGAAAGATTTTGATTATTGATGAAACCTCGATGGTTGATATATGGCTGGCCCATCAATTATTCAAATCGCTCCCTGATAATATTCAGGTCATCGTCGTGGGTGATGAAGATCAGCTCCCTTCAGTAGGACCGGGCCAGGTCTTGAAGGATCTATTGGATTCTGGAAGGGTCCCGACGGTAAGGCTGACGGACATCTACAGGCAGGCAGAAGGTTCATCGATTATCGAACTTGCCCACCAAATCAAAAAAGGGTATTTGCCAGACGATATTTCCTCCCAACAGCCTGACCGTTCTTTTATAAAATGTACGACAAGCCAGATTCCCCAGGTAGTCGAAAAGGTGGTTGCCAACGCAAAGAAGAAGGGGTATTCCCCAAGGAACATCCAGGTGCTGGCACCAATGTACCGTGGCCCAGCCGGCATTGACCGTCTGAACGAGCTGTTGCAGGATCTTTTTAATCCGAATTCAGATGGAACCAGGAAAGAGCTTGCGTTTGGCGATGTGAAATACCGGATTGGCGATAAAGTCCTCCAGCTGGTGAACCAGCCTGAAGCTAATGTGTTCAACGGGGATATGGGCGAGGTAGTAGCCATTTTTTACGCAAAGGAAAACACGGAAAAACAGGACCAGCTGATTGTTTCCTTCGACGGCATTGAAGTCACATATAACAGGCCGGATCTGTCACAAATCACCCACGCTTATTGCTGTTCAGTGCATAAATCCCAGGGCAGTGAATTTCCAATTGTCGTCCTGCCTGTGGTAAAAAGCTATTACAGGATGCTCCGCAGGAATCTGATTTACACAGCAATCACAAGGAGCAAGCAATTCCTCATTCTTGTTGGTGAAGAAGAAGCACTTAAAATTGGGATTGAACGTGGTGAAGATACCGCAAGGAACACAACACTCGTTGAGAAGCTTGTACAATTACTGCCTGAATTGCAAGATGAAGCAGATAAAAAGAATCAAAGCGAGCCTCAGTTGGAAAATAAACTCCAAAATGAAGATACTACCGGCAATGAGGACGAAGTGGATTACATTGAAATCATCAAAAGCGCTGATCCGATGATTGGAATGGGCAACCTGACTCCTTATGATTTTATGGATGAAAAGGATGCATAA
- a CDS encoding tetratricopeptide repeat protein → MDKNQTGIELMKEGKWEEAAKTFAEAIEAQPEDPVAYINFGNVLTAVGDTERAMTFYDKAISIDENATAAYYSKGSVYYDNQHFEDAKNMFELAMKKGLDNGDNFFMLGMTLVQMGSNKLALPYLQRSTELLENDAEAHFQYGLCLAREAFIDEAIKALELAISLDPQHADALYNLGVAYGYKENGEKALEMFNRALEIQPDHLLAGHGKKLIEGQDLR, encoded by the coding sequence ATGGATAAAAACCAGACAGGTATTGAGTTAATGAAAGAAGGTAAATGGGAAGAGGCTGCCAAGACATTCGCTGAAGCGATTGAGGCTCAGCCAGAAGATCCAGTTGCATACATAAATTTTGGGAACGTCCTCACCGCCGTGGGTGATACTGAAAGAGCAATGACGTTTTACGATAAAGCGATCAGCATAGATGAGAATGCAACCGCAGCCTATTACAGCAAGGGTAGTGTGTATTATGATAACCAGCACTTCGAGGATGCCAAAAATATGTTTGAGCTAGCCATGAAAAAAGGGCTGGACAATGGAGACAATTTTTTCATGCTGGGTATGACCCTCGTGCAGATGGGCAGCAACAAGCTTGCTCTGCCATATTTACAACGCAGCACGGAACTTCTAGAAAATGATGCTGAAGCCCATTTCCAATATGGGCTTTGTCTCGCCAGGGAAGCTTTTATCGACGAAGCGATTAAAGCCCTAGAACTGGCAATCTCGCTGGACCCGCAGCATGCGGACGCCCTCTATAATCTTGGCGTAGCTTATGGCTACAAAGAAAATGGTGAAAAAGCGCTCGAGATGTTCAATCGTGCATTGGAAATCCAGCCAGACCACTTGCTCGCAGGCCACGGCAAGAAATTGATTGAGGGACAAGATCTCCGTTAA